The candidate division WOR-3 bacterium genome has a window encoding:
- the rtcA gene encoding RNA 3'-terminal phosphate cyclase, whose amino-acid sequence MLRIDGSYGEGGGQILRTALSLSAILKIPFEIYNIRKGRKKPGLLAQHLTSVNAVSKICNAEVTGNTFGSTRLTFVPKDIIPGEYEFNVAAERGSAGAVTLVAQSLIPILLATKSRLVIKGGTHVPFSPPFDYLAEILLPFLRRYGYNIEAKISQYGFFPVGRGSITIEFRPSSNIKTITTISERGKLKKLTLISRAANLPLSIAERQSAHFLKLLKVDFPQIEIEQITETIKAACPGTYLFLKAEYENIIAGFSNLGAKGKPAETVAEEVYQEYKSYLLSEHGVFDFHLADQICIFLAKQNVSNITINTNKITEHLKTNIWTIQQFLPNFKPWIPPV is encoded by the coding sequence ATGCTTCGGATTGACGGTTCTTATGGCGAGGGCGGTGGACAGATTTTACGCACCGCCCTCAGTCTATCGGCAATTCTTAAGATTCCTTTTGAAATATATAATATTAGAAAAGGACGTAAAAAGCCGGGACTGCTTGCTCAACATCTAACCTCAGTTAATGCGGTATCTAAAATTTGCAATGCTGAAGTCACCGGTAATACCTTTGGCTCAACCCGACTAACATTTGTGCCTAAAGACATCATTCCTGGAGAGTATGAATTTAATGTTGCGGCTGAAAGGGGAAGTGCCGGAGCGGTAACTTTAGTTGCCCAGTCTCTAATTCCAATTTTATTAGCGACCAAGAGCCGGTTAGTAATTAAAGGCGGAACCCATGTACCATTTAGTCCACCATTTGACTATCTTGCCGAGATACTTTTGCCCTTCTTAAGAAGATATGGTTATAATATTGAAGCCAAAATTAGCCAATATGGTTTTTTCCCAGTAGGTCGTGGTTCGATAACAATTGAGTTTAGACCATCTTCTAATATTAAAACTATAACAACCATCTCAGAACGCGGTAAACTTAAGAAATTGACTTTGATTTCCCGGGCAGCCAATTTACCTCTTTCAATTGCAGAACGCCAAAGTGCGCATTTTTTGAAATTGCTAAAAGTCGATTTCCCTCAAATTGAAATCGAGCAGATTACTGAAACAATTAAAGCCGCCTGTCCTGGAACGTATCTATTTCTCAAGGCCGAATACGAAAATATTATTGCAGGTTTTTCTAACCTTGGCGCAAAGGGAAAACCCGCAGAAACCGTTGCTGAAGAAGTATACCAAGAATATAAATCCTATTTATTGTCAGAGCATGGAGTTTTTGATTTTCACCTTGCTGACCAGATATGTATTTTCTTAGCCAAACAGAATGTATCTAATATTACGATTAATACCAACAAAATCACCGAACATCTTAAAACCAACATCTGGACGATTCAACAATTTCTCCCTAATTTTAAGCCCTGGATACCGCCCGTATGA
- the fbp gene encoding fructose-1,6-bisphosphate aldolase/phosphatase — MKEYSKQNKANPRVSAQENVKTTISVIKADIGGYVGHSSSHPDILKKAETMLEKAKQNKTIIDYCVTSCGDDLELIMTHNKGCDSKEIHGLAWQVFEAGTELAKKMKLYGAGQDMLSDAFSGNVKGMGPGVAEMEFVERKSEPIVVFMGDKCAPGAWNFPLFKIFADPFNTIGLIIDPSMHEGFKFEVHDIKKDKNFILATPEEMYDLLVLIGSAENYIIKAVYTKKGEIAASSSTQKLYLIAGRYVGKDDPVLIVRGQSGLPSIGEILEPFAFPHLVTGWMRGSHYGPLMPTSQKQANPSRFDGPPRVIAYGFQVSNGKLIGPRDMFDDPSFDYARKEANKIANFMRAHGPFEPHRLPLAEMEYTTLPEVLKKLESKMK; from the coding sequence ATGAAAGAATATAGTAAGCAAAACAAAGCAAATCCGAGAGTTTCGGCTCAAGAAAATGTAAAAACTACAATTTCAGTTATCAAAGCCGATATTGGCGGTTATGTTGGCCATTCTTCTTCGCATCCGGATATTTTGAAGAAAGCAGAAACGATGTTGGAAAAAGCAAAGCAGAATAAAACGATAATTGATTATTGTGTCACGAGTTGCGGTGACGATTTGGAATTAATTATGACTCACAATAAAGGCTGCGATTCTAAAGAAATTCACGGATTGGCCTGGCAGGTATTTGAAGCGGGCACTGAATTAGCAAAGAAGATGAAACTTTATGGCGCAGGACAAGATATGTTATCTGATGCATTCTCTGGAAATGTTAAAGGTATGGGCCCGGGTGTGGCGGAAATGGAATTTGTTGAACGAAAATCAGAACCTATTGTAGTATTTATGGGCGATAAATGTGCCCCTGGTGCCTGGAATTTTCCGTTATTTAAAATCTTCGCTGACCCGTTTAATACGATAGGTTTAATTATCGACCCTTCTATGCATGAAGGATTTAAGTTTGAAGTGCACGACATCAAAAAGGATAAGAATTTCATCCTTGCTACACCTGAGGAGATGTATGATTTACTGGTCTTAATTGGCTCAGCGGAAAACTATATTATTAAGGCGGTCTATACTAAAAAAGGTGAAATTGCGGCATCAAGTTCAACTCAAAAATTATATCTGATTGCAGGCAGATATGTTGGTAAAGATGACCCGGTGTTAATTGTGCGTGGCCAGTCAGGTTTACCATCAATCGGCGAGATTTTAGAGCCTTTTGCCTTTCCCCATTTAGTAACCGGTTGGATGCGTGGGTCGCACTATGGTCCATTAATGCCAACTTCTCAGAAACAAGCCAATCCTTCACGCTTCGATGGTCCTCCTCGGGTAATAGCCTATGGATTTCAGGTCTCCAATGGTAAATTAATTGGTCCTCGAGATATGTTCGATGACCCTTCGTTCGACTATGCTCGAAAAGAAGCCAACAAAATTGCCAATTTTATGCGAGCGCACGGTCCTTTTGAACCACATCGATTACCCCTTGCCGAAATGGAATATACTACGCTACCCGAAGTCTTAAAGAAATTAGAGTCCAAGATGAAATAA
- a CDS encoding glycosyltransferase family 4 protein: protein MKIIFASFQAISILEGGVKTQILALKNELEKLGVEVELFDSWQNYSIRQIDFWHLFCAHIGTYHLVRTLSNLGAKMVLTPVFFRHRSPYFIKNILTLSKIVSKFSGFWSEYQLINEICQLANIIVPNTKKERDLIQQSFGISPKKFQILPNGVDERFYNADPNLFIKQYGINNFILYVGHIGWGRKNLLSLLKVCQQIDHPLVLIGKVLENDYAQKCLAIIKSRPHTILIPGLNHNDPLLASAYSACDTFVLPSYYETPGLSALEAGLAGAKVVITKIGGTEEYFKDYAQYINPFSLDSLRQGLVKALEQKKRPELKEHIRSNYLWKVVAENLVEIYRKK from the coding sequence ATGAAAATAATCTTTGCCAGTTTTCAAGCAATATCAATTCTTGAGGGCGGAGTTAAAACTCAAATATTGGCACTAAAGAACGAATTAGAAAAACTTGGAGTTGAAGTGGAACTTTTTGATTCTTGGCAGAACTATTCGATTCGCCAAATAGATTTTTGGCATTTGTTTTGTGCGCATATTGGCACATATCATCTTGTGCGAACACTCTCTAATCTTGGCGCAAAAATGGTTCTCACGCCAGTATTTTTTCGTCATCGGAGTCCGTATTTTATTAAAAATATCCTAACTCTATCCAAAATAGTATCTAAATTTAGTGGCTTTTGGTCAGAATATCAGCTAATAAACGAAATCTGTCAATTGGCAAATATCATTGTTCCTAATACAAAAAAAGAGCGCGATTTAATTCAACAAAGTTTTGGCATCAGCCCTAAAAAATTTCAAATATTACCTAATGGTGTTGATGAGCGTTTTTACAATGCCGACCCGAACTTGTTTATTAAGCAGTATGGGATAAATAACTTTATCTTATATGTTGGCCATATTGGTTGGGGTAGAAAAAATCTTCTGTCCTTGCTTAAAGTCTGTCAGCAAATAGACCATCCTTTGGTATTAATTGGTAAAGTCTTAGAAAACGACTATGCCCAAAAGTGTTTAGCCATTATCAAATCAAGGCCTCATACCATTCTTATTCCTGGATTAAATCACAATGACCCACTATTAGCCTCAGCCTATTCTGCTTGTGATACCTTTGTCTTACCTTCATATTATGAAACTCCCGGGCTTTCTGCATTAGAAGCAGGACTGGCTGGTGCCAAAGTCGTTATTACCAAAATCGGCGGAACCGAAGAATACTTTAAAGACTATGCTCAATACATAAACCCATTTTCTTTAGATTCTTTAAGACAAGGATTAGTCAAGGCATTGGAACAAAAAAAACGACCCGAATTAAAAGAACATATCCGCAGTAATTATTTATGGAAAGTTGTTGCGGAAAATTTAGTCGAAATCTACCGAAAAAAGTAA